In one window of Tellurirhabdus rosea DNA:
- the rpmB gene encoding 50S ribosomal protein L28 → MARVCQITGKRTRVGNNVSHANNKTKRKFYPNLQKKRFFLESSGEWITLKVSTSAMRTINKNGVEATLRKAYEKGTLSF, encoded by the coding sequence ATGGCACGAGTTTGTCAAATCACTGGAAAACGGACGCGGGTAGGTAATAACGTTTCTCACGCTAACAATAAAACCAAGCGCAAGTTCTATCCGAATCTGCAGAAGAAGCGGTTCTTCCTGGAGTCGTCGGGCGAGTGGATCACCCTGAAGGTGTCTACCTCCGCTATGCGTACGATCAACAAGAACGGCGTGGAAGCTACCCTCCGCAAGGCTTACGAAAAAGGCACGCTGTCTTTCTAA
- a CDS encoding aspartyl protease family protein has protein sequence MKRLLLVLVWITGWLTGYAGDDKKEQDRYGFYLTQNRKITRIPFQLHSNLIIVPVFINNSDTLHFILDTGVSSTIITDPEAVRKMSLKYTRKVKLSGAGEGGQLQASVAIDNVINMGAMRGAHQNIVVLDQDILKLSEYVGIPVHGIFGFEVFNNFVVTIDFMRKELILKQPTTYRYRRSHGIRYPIMIQDTKPYTDVLALVDNGKTMPIRVVIDTGAGHALLINRRGTGDDIRLPDKVIRAQLGRGLSGVINGNLGRIQKIKFGNYEMENVVASFPDSVAFGMKIQAGNTERNGNIGCEILRRFRVTLNYADKYLVLKPVKRMLKESFEHDMSGMELKARGTDLRNYVVERIIDDSPAAQAGLEEGDELLFINNAPAGQLNISEIYKIMQKGEGKAVGLIVRRSGRVFFTEIVLKRMI, from the coding sequence ATGAAACGGCTCCTCTTAGTACTAGTCTGGATTACCGGCTGGCTCACTGGCTACGCCGGTGACGATAAAAAGGAGCAGGATCGATATGGGTTCTACCTCACGCAGAACCGCAAAATCACCCGTATTCCCTTCCAGCTCCACTCCAACCTGATTATCGTTCCCGTTTTTATCAACAATTCGGACACGCTGCATTTTATTCTGGACACGGGCGTCAGCTCGACCATCATTACCGATCCGGAGGCGGTCCGGAAAATGTCGCTGAAATACACCCGCAAAGTGAAGCTCTCCGGCGCGGGCGAAGGCGGGCAGCTTCAGGCCTCCGTTGCCATCGACAACGTGATCAACATGGGAGCCATGCGCGGGGCTCATCAGAACATTGTCGTGCTGGACCAGGATATTCTGAAACTGTCGGAATATGTCGGTATTCCGGTTCACGGCATTTTCGGCTTTGAGGTCTTCAACAACTTTGTGGTCACTATCGACTTCATGCGGAAGGAGCTCATCCTGAAACAGCCGACCACGTACCGGTACCGGCGTTCGCACGGCATCCGGTACCCGATCATGATTCAGGACACCAAGCCATATACGGACGTTCTGGCGCTGGTCGACAACGGCAAAACCATGCCGATCCGGGTGGTGATCGACACCGGCGCGGGCCACGCGCTGCTCATTAACCGGCGGGGTACCGGCGACGACATCCGCCTGCCCGACAAGGTCATCCGGGCGCAGCTGGGCCGGGGGCTGAGCGGCGTCATCAACGGCAATCTGGGCCGGATACAGAAAATCAAGTTCGGGAACTACGAAATGGAAAACGTGGTGGCGTCGTTTCCGGACAGCGTGGCGTTCGGCATGAAGATTCAGGCCGGCAACACCGAGCGGAACGGGAATATCGGCTGCGAGATTCTCCGCCGTTTCCGCGTGACGCTGAACTATGCCGATAAATACTTAGTGCTGAAGCCGGTGAAGCGGATGCTCAAGGAGTCGTTTGAACACGACATGAGCGGCATGGAACTGAAGGCCCGGGGCACCGACCTGCGCAACTACGTGGTCGAACGGATCATCGACGATTCCCCCGCCGCCCAGGCCGGACTGGAAGAAGGCGACGAGCTTTTGTTTATCAACAACGCCCCGGCCGGGCAACTGAATATCAGCGAGATCTACAAAATCATGCAGAAAGGAGAAGGCAAGGCCGTTGGGCTGATCGTCCGCCGAAGCGGCCGGGTCTTCTTTACCGAGATTGTTCTCAAACGAATGATTTAG
- the rocD gene encoding ornithine--oxo-acid transaminase, with amino-acid sequence MESLTSLTATQRAIQLEEQYGAHNYHPIPVVLERGQGIFVWDVEGRQYYDFLSAYSAVSQGHCHPRIVDAMIRQAQRLTLTSRAFHTDILGQCEKYLCEYFGFDKVLMMNSGAEGGETALKLTRKWAYKVKGIAQDAAKTVYATGNFWGRTMAAISSSTDPSSTSDYGPLLPGYQLVPYNDLSALEEAFKADPDIAGFMVEPIQGEAGVVVPDAGYLRGVRELCTRYNVLFIADEVQTGIGRTGRRLACDHEAVKPDILVLGKALSGGTMPVSAVLASDEIMLTIRPGEHGSTYGGNPLACAVTMAALQVVEDEGLAENAEVMGQLFRDRMNALIDKTPLVKLVRGKGLLNAIVIENLPQYGSETAWALCMQLKEAGLLCKPTHGDKIRFAPPLVITEEQMHQACDIIEKTVLNLNSAD; translated from the coding sequence ATGGAAAGTTTAACCTCACTTACGGCTACCCAGCGGGCTATCCAACTCGAAGAGCAATACGGTGCCCACAACTACCATCCGATTCCTGTGGTGCTCGAACGCGGGCAGGGCATTTTTGTCTGGGATGTGGAAGGACGGCAATATTACGACTTTTTATCGGCCTACAGTGCCGTCAGCCAGGGCCACTGCCATCCGCGCATCGTGGACGCCATGATCCGGCAGGCCCAGCGCCTGACGCTCACCTCCCGGGCCTTTCATACCGATATTCTGGGCCAGTGCGAAAAATACCTCTGTGAGTACTTCGGCTTCGACAAGGTGCTGATGATGAACTCCGGCGCAGAAGGCGGCGAAACGGCCCTGAAACTAACGCGCAAATGGGCTTACAAGGTGAAAGGCATTGCGCAGGACGCGGCTAAGACCGTCTACGCCACTGGCAACTTCTGGGGCCGGACGATGGCCGCCATCTCCTCCTCGACCGATCCCTCCTCAACCAGCGACTACGGTCCGCTGCTGCCGGGCTATCAGCTGGTGCCTTACAATGACCTTTCCGCGCTGGAAGAAGCGTTCAAAGCCGATCCGGACATTGCCGGGTTTATGGTGGAGCCCATCCAGGGCGAAGCGGGCGTAGTCGTGCCGGATGCGGGCTACCTCCGCGGCGTTCGGGAGCTTTGTACCCGGTACAACGTGCTGTTCATTGCCGACGAGGTGCAGACGGGCATCGGCCGGACGGGCCGCCGGCTGGCCTGTGACCACGAGGCCGTCAAGCCGGACATTCTGGTCCTCGGCAAAGCGCTTTCGGGCGGTACGATGCCGGTGTCGGCCGTGCTGGCCAGCGACGAAATCATGCTTACTATCCGCCCCGGCGAACACGGCTCGACCTACGGCGGCAATCCGCTGGCCTGCGCCGTCACGATGGCGGCCCTGCAGGTGGTGGAAGACGAGGGACTGGCCGAAAACGCCGAAGTCATGGGCCAACTTTTCCGCGACCGCATGAACGCCCTGATCGACAAAACCCCTCTGGTAAAGCTGGTGCGCGGCAAAGGTCTGCTGAACGCCATCGTGATCGAAAACCTGCCGCAGTACGGCTCCGAAACCGCCTGGGCACTGTGCATGCAGCTGAAAGAGGCCGGCCTGCTCTGCAAACCCACGCATGGCGACAAAATCCGCTTCGCCCCGCCGCTGGTGATTACGGAAGAACAGATGCACCAGGCATGCGACATTATCGAGAAAACGGTTCTGAACCTGAATTCAGCCGATTAA
- a CDS encoding DUF5522 domain-containing protein, whose amino-acid sequence MLEFRRKKRKVPGLEDEDYYISEEGYVVLTAAYHLKRGYCCKNGCLHCPYGFKKKL is encoded by the coding sequence ATGCTTGAATTCCGCCGTAAGAAACGAAAGGTCCCGGGCCTCGAAGATGAGGACTATTACATCAGTGAGGAAGGCTACGTGGTGCTGACGGCTGCTTACCACCTCAAACGCGGCTACTGCTGCAAAAACGGCTGCCTGCACTGTCCGTACGGCTTCAAAAAGAAGTTATAA
- a CDS encoding DUF5723 family protein, whose translation MRHSHLICFLFLFFSPLLKAQPLPGLSSSNYGGLYRVLQNPSAAAGSRYRYHLIPAAGISTVNPTLFRYFNSNDYFGQLRLPYSDQLARDLRGIGSVTNAPATNGWSELIGPSVLVSLGRAHAIAVHTRIRSYLTGSSLPEPLTNAYRRGLYSRVLQPAEGSFDFNLANESYAEAGLTYGLQVFNGELHRLRIGGTLRRIVAAQRRTLTAAGQYAIQTNAGTNEKTLSIQNAAFMSQSSVPRQGFRLSGDDLGTGWAYDLGATYEIGYQTSDRRNRSAAGLDDLRPAYILRLSAALLNNGQIDYRSGTSQSGSFSQDFNQDELDRFGNAPLEYLASRSNSTGQYLAETVNLPRTMHLEADLRLSPAFYVNALRVQNLGGREVYPSQLIITPRFEDEDSEIALPVSFIGPDNRVAVGLSARLGPIAVGMSDLNHFFNRSAENRSTVFWLGISAWKLQSVKN comes from the coding sequence ATGCGCCATTCACACCTGATTTGCTTTCTCTTCCTCTTTTTTTCGCCTTTGCTGAAAGCCCAGCCGCTGCCCGGCCTGTCGTCGAGCAATTACGGCGGGCTGTACCGCGTCCTCCAGAATCCATCCGCGGCGGCCGGTTCGCGGTACCGGTACCACCTCATTCCGGCGGCGGGTATCTCGACCGTTAATCCGACCCTGTTTCGGTATTTCAACAGCAACGACTATTTCGGCCAGTTGCGTCTTCCGTACAGCGACCAGCTGGCGCGGGACCTGCGCGGCATCGGTTCGGTGACGAATGCGCCCGCCACCAACGGCTGGTCCGAGCTGATCGGGCCGTCGGTGCTGGTCAGTCTAGGGCGGGCCCACGCCATCGCGGTGCATACCCGCATCCGGAGCTACCTGACGGGCTCCTCCCTGCCCGAGCCGCTGACCAACGCCTACCGACGCGGCCTTTACAGCCGGGTGCTCCAACCGGCGGAAGGGTCGTTTGATTTTAATCTGGCGAATGAGAGTTATGCCGAGGCAGGCCTGACCTACGGGTTGCAGGTCTTCAATGGGGAACTGCACCGGCTGCGCATCGGCGGAACCCTTCGCCGGATTGTGGCGGCCCAGCGACGGACGCTGACGGCCGCGGGACAGTACGCCATCCAAACCAATGCGGGCACGAACGAAAAGACGCTTTCGATCCAGAATGCAGCGTTTATGAGCCAGTCCTCGGTGCCGCGACAGGGCTTCCGCCTGTCGGGCGACGACCTCGGTACGGGCTGGGCCTACGACCTGGGGGCGACTTATGAAATCGGCTACCAGACCTCGGACCGTCGGAACCGCTCGGCCGCCGGGCTGGACGATCTGCGTCCGGCTTACATCCTGCGTCTGTCGGCGGCGCTGCTCAACAATGGCCAGATTGATTACCGGTCCGGCACGTCCCAGAGCGGGAGTTTCTCACAGGATTTCAATCAGGACGAATTGGACCGCTTCGGAAACGCGCCGCTGGAGTATCTGGCCTCGCGCAGCAACAGCACCGGCCAGTATCTCGCTGAGACCGTGAATCTGCCGCGCACGATGCATCTGGAAGCCGACCTGCGGCTTTCCCCGGCGTTTTACGTCAACGCCCTGCGGGTGCAGAACCTTGGCGGGCGCGAGGTTTACCCCAGCCAGTTGATTATCACCCCGCGTTTTGAAGACGAAGATTCGGAAATAGCCCTGCCCGTTTCCTTTATCGGGCCGGACAACCGGGTAGCCGTGGGCCTCTCCGCCCGGCTCGGACCGATTGCCGTGGGCATGAGCGATCTCAATCACTTCTTCAACCGCAGCGCCGAAAACCGCAGCACCGTTTTCTGGCTCGGCATTTCGGCCTGGAAACTACAATCAGTTAAAAATTAA
- a CDS encoding RecQ family ATP-dependent DNA helicase: MTIHQILKQVWNYDAFRPVQEDVINNVLQGRDTLVLMPTGGGKSLCFQVPALAMGGVCIVVTPLIALMKDQVEQLRRRGISAVAVYSGMHYREIDTALDNCVYGNIRFLYVSPERLRTEILIERVKQMKVSLLAVDEAHCISAWGYDFRPPYLQIAEFRKLVPGVPVIALTATATPDVQVDIVEKLEMQNPGVFQTTFARPNLSYSAILEENKAARLLKILNGVPGTAIVYVRNRRQTQDVAEWLHHQGIRADYYHAGLNTKQRSEKQDNWLHDRRRVMVATNAFGMGIDKPDVRVVVHLDVPDNLEAYYQEAGRAGRDGHKSYAVLLYNQKDLTDIEQRVIQQFPPVEALKRTYQALANQANLAIGSGEFTSIDFDLNAFCQTFQLPVSETHFAIRQLQLTGFVELSEAFYNPSKVMLSLDNRAIYEFQVLNPTFDPFIKLLLRMYGGELFTRFMTISEASIAKAALRPETDVVAVLDQLQQRGVLVYDKQKDKPQLTFLTPRFDARQLPINVLEYEESRQRSVGKVQAMLAYVQNPVQCRTRLFQAYFGEEPGEACGICDTCLQNKSGKTPNVEGIRQRIQHLLAGQEAGLSPRHLADRLNLPDEHVAAVVRELLAVKVLHYDEAGNLHATE; encoded by the coding sequence ATGACGATTCATCAAATCCTTAAGCAAGTCTGGAACTACGACGCCTTCCGCCCCGTGCAGGAAGACGTGATCAATAACGTGCTGCAGGGCCGCGATACGCTCGTGCTGATGCCGACCGGCGGGGGCAAATCGCTTTGTTTTCAGGTTCCGGCGCTGGCGATGGGCGGCGTCTGCATCGTGGTGACGCCCCTGATTGCGCTGATGAAAGACCAGGTCGAACAGCTGCGGCGGCGGGGTATTTCGGCGGTGGCCGTGTATTCGGGCATGCACTACCGGGAAATCGACACGGCGCTGGATAACTGCGTCTACGGCAACATCCGGTTCCTGTACGTCTCGCCCGAACGCCTGCGGACCGAAATCCTCATCGAACGCGTCAAGCAGATGAAGGTGAGCCTGCTCGCCGTTGACGAAGCGCACTGTATATCGGCCTGGGGATACGATTTTCGGCCGCCTTATCTTCAGATTGCGGAATTCCGGAAACTGGTGCCGGGCGTTCCGGTCATTGCCCTGACGGCCACCGCGACCCCGGACGTGCAGGTGGATATTGTCGAAAAACTCGAAATGCAGAATCCGGGGGTGTTCCAGACGACCTTCGCCCGGCCGAACCTTTCGTACTCCGCCATTCTGGAAGAAAATAAGGCCGCCCGGCTGCTGAAAATCCTCAACGGCGTGCCCGGAACGGCGATTGTCTACGTCCGGAACCGCCGACAGACGCAGGACGTGGCCGAATGGCTCCACCACCAGGGCATCCGCGCCGATTACTACCATGCCGGGCTCAACACCAAACAGCGCTCCGAAAAACAGGATAACTGGCTGCACGACCGTCGGCGGGTGATGGTGGCGACCAACGCCTTCGGGATGGGAATCGACAAACCGGACGTGCGGGTGGTGGTGCACCTCGACGTGCCGGACAACCTCGAAGCCTATTACCAGGAAGCCGGGCGGGCGGGCCGCGACGGCCATAAATCGTACGCCGTGCTGCTCTACAATCAGAAAGACCTGACCGACATCGAGCAGCGGGTCATCCAGCAGTTTCCGCCGGTCGAGGCGCTGAAGCGGACTTACCAGGCGCTGGCCAACCAGGCGAATCTGGCCATCGGCAGCGGGGAGTTCACGAGCATTGATTTCGACCTGAACGCGTTTTGCCAGACCTTCCAGCTGCCCGTTTCGGAAACGCACTTTGCCATCCGCCAGCTTCAGCTGACGGGCTTCGTTGAACTGAGCGAAGCGTTCTACAATCCGTCCAAAGTGATGCTTTCGCTCGATAACCGGGCCATTTACGAATTTCAGGTACTAAATCCGACCTTTGACCCGTTCATCAAGTTGCTGCTGCGGATGTACGGCGGCGAGTTGTTCACGCGGTTCATGACCATTTCGGAAGCGTCCATTGCCAAAGCGGCGCTGCGTCCGGAAACCGACGTGGTGGCCGTGCTCGACCAGTTGCAGCAGCGCGGCGTGCTGGTGTACGACAAACAGAAAGACAAACCGCAGCTGACGTTCCTGACGCCCCGGTTTGATGCCCGGCAGCTGCCTATCAACGTCCTGGAATACGAGGAAAGCAGGCAGCGCAGCGTCGGAAAAGTGCAGGCGATGCTGGCCTACGTACAGAATCCGGTTCAGTGCCGGACGCGGCTGTTTCAGGCCTATTTCGGCGAAGAACCGGGCGAAGCCTGCGGCATCTGCGATACCTGTTTACAGAATAAATCGGGCAAAACGCCCAATGTGGAAGGCATTCGGCAACGGATTCAGCACCTGCTGGCCGGGCAGGAGGCGGGCCTTTCGCCGCGTCACCTCGCCGACCGCCTGAACCTGCCGGACGAACACGTGGCCGCCGTCGTCCGTGAACTGCTGGCCGTTAAGGTCCTGCATTACGACGAGGCGGGGAATTTGCATGCGACGGAATGA
- the msrB gene encoding peptide-methionine (R)-S-oxide reductase MsrB, translating into MITKVQKTDEEWRRILTPEQYYVTRQKGTERAFTGEYCESHEPGIYQCVCCGTDLFESKKKFESGTGWPSFTEPLNPELIHEEQDYAYGMIRTEVLCAVCDAHLGHVFPDGPPPTGLRYCLNSVALKLKRE; encoded by the coding sequence ATGATCACGAAAGTTCAGAAAACCGACGAAGAATGGCGCCGCATCCTGACGCCCGAACAATATTACGTGACCCGCCAGAAGGGAACCGAGCGCGCCTTCACCGGCGAATACTGCGAAAGCCACGAACCCGGCATCTACCAGTGCGTCTGCTGCGGCACCGACCTCTTTGAGTCGAAGAAGAAATTCGAATCCGGCACCGGCTGGCCCAGTTTTACCGAGCCGCTGAATCCCGAACTCATCCACGAAGAGCAGGATTACGCCTACGGCATGATCCGCACCGAAGTGCTCTGCGCCGTCTGTGACGCGCACCTCGGCCACGTCTTCCCCGACGGCCCCCCGCCGACGGGTCTGCGCTACTGCCTGAACTCGGTAGCCCTGAAATTGAAACGAGAATAA
- a CDS encoding cupin domain-containing protein has protein sequence MLPASYWVEKYNMQPHPEGGYFTETYRAEETIPHEALPTRFSGPRRFSTAIYFLLESHHVSALHRIQADEVWHFYAGGPLNVYVITPEGTLEIIRLGSNPEAGEVFQAVVPAGCWFGSRPAEGTDYSLVGCTVAPGFDFADFEMADRTTMLNEFPELEEVVRELTKEGNE, from the coding sequence ATGCTGCCAGCCTCTTACTGGGTCGAAAAGTACAACATGCAGCCGCATCCCGAGGGTGGCTATTTTACGGAAACTTACCGCGCCGAGGAAACCATTCCGCACGAAGCACTGCCGACCCGTTTTTCCGGCCCGCGCCGTTTTAGCACGGCCATTTATTTTCTGCTGGAGAGTCACCATGTTTCGGCCCTGCACCGCATCCAGGCGGACGAAGTCTGGCATTTTTACGCCGGTGGCCCGCTGAACGTGTACGTGATTACGCCTGAAGGAACGCTGGAAATTATTCGGCTGGGGAGCAATCCGGAGGCTGGCGAGGTGTTTCAGGCCGTGGTGCCTGCCGGATGCTGGTTCGGCTCCAGACCGGCCGAGGGAACCGACTATTCACTAGTGGGCTGCACCGTCGCCCCCGGCTTCGATTTCGCCGATTTCGAAATGGCCGACCGGACGACGATGCTGAATGAATTTCCGGAGCTGGAGGAAGTTGTCAGGGAGTTGACGAAGGAAGGGAATGAATAA
- a CDS encoding RNA polymerase sigma factor codes for MNLSRPDSSARLETKVYIDRHVELVERCKQGDRKAQYELYKHYSKAMFNVCLRILNHVGEAEDVLQEAFIDAFGNLHTFRSQSTFGAWLKQIVVNRSINHLRSRRVQWVDIDSYRLGEDDGPDVADSEPFDEEGIQLEVDRVRRAMQSLPEGYRVVLSLYLFEGYDHEEIGAVLGISETTSRTQYMRAKKRLLELLK; via the coding sequence ATGAATTTAAGCCGACCCGATTCCTCAGCCCGCTTGGAAACAAAAGTTTACATTGACCGCCATGTCGAACTGGTAGAACGTTGCAAACAGGGTGACCGGAAAGCGCAGTACGAGTTGTATAAGCACTATTCTAAAGCCATGTTTAACGTATGTCTGCGCATTCTGAACCACGTGGGTGAGGCAGAAGACGTGCTGCAGGAGGCGTTTATTGACGCTTTTGGCAACCTGCATACATTTCGTTCACAATCGACATTCGGGGCGTGGCTGAAACAGATCGTCGTCAACCGGTCCATCAACCACCTGCGCAGCCGCCGGGTGCAATGGGTGGACATCGACTCGTACCGGCTGGGCGAGGACGACGGCCCGGACGTGGCGGATTCGGAACCGTTTGACGAAGAAGGCATCCAGCTCGAAGTGGACCGCGTGCGCCGGGCCATGCAGAGCCTGCCAGAAGGATACCGGGTGGTGTTATCGCTGTACCTGTTCGAGGGCTACGATCATGAGGAAATCGGGGCTGTCCTCGGCATCAGCGAGACCACCTCCCGGACTCAGTACATGCGGGCAAAAAAGCGGCTTTTGGAATTATTGAAATAA
- the tpiA gene encoding triose-phosphate isomerase produces the protein MRKKIVAGNWKMNKTAEEAVALTSEVVNMIGDEVTGDVQVVLCVPSVYLTTLRQYLTGRVALGAQNCHEKASGAYTGEVSAPMLKSIGVQYVILGHSERRQYFNETNEQLAEKVNIALANNLTPIFCCGESLDLRQSGDFVGFVASQLTDSLFHLSPEEFGKIVIAYEPIWAIGTGLTASAAQAQEMHAALRQHIAAKYGPEVADNTTILYGGSANAQNAEELFACPDVDGGLIGGASLKSRDFTTVVKGVKN, from the coding sequence ATGCGAAAAAAGATTGTTGCCGGTAACTGGAAAATGAACAAAACGGCGGAAGAGGCCGTAGCCCTGACCTCCGAGGTCGTAAACATGATTGGCGATGAGGTGACGGGCGATGTGCAGGTGGTACTCTGCGTGCCGTCTGTCTACCTGACCACCCTTCGGCAGTACCTGACCGGCCGCGTGGCGCTGGGTGCCCAGAACTGCCACGAAAAAGCCTCCGGTGCCTACACCGGCGAGGTTTCCGCCCCGATGCTGAAGTCGATTGGCGTGCAGTACGTCATTCTCGGCCACAGCGAGCGCCGTCAGTATTTCAACGAAACCAATGAGCAGCTGGCCGAGAAGGTCAACATCGCGCTGGCCAATAACCTGACGCCGATCTTCTGCTGCGGCGAATCGCTCGACCTCCGCCAGAGCGGCGATTTTGTCGGCTTTGTCGCCAGCCAGCTGACCGATAGCCTGTTCCACCTCTCGCCGGAGGAGTTCGGCAAAATCGTGATCGCCTACGAACCCATCTGGGCCATCGGCACCGGACTGACCGCTTCGGCCGCCCAGGCCCAGGAGATGCATGCGGCCCTGCGCCAGCATATCGCCGCAAAATACGGCCCCGAAGTAGCCGACAACACGACGATTCTGTACGGCGGCAGCGCCAACGCCCAGAACGCCGAAGAACTCTTCGCCTGCCCCGACGTGGACGGCGGCCTCATCGGCGGCGCTTCCCTCAAGTCCCGGGACTTCACGACCGTTGTCAAAGGAGTTAAGAATTAA
- a CDS encoding LruC domain-containing protein has translation MNSFLRNLLVTGLVTTMFGCADTTIEPTESASAELPATDFSFNYQSTRDIELSVKVSNAGAPGERFRINVYNDVPSPASLMTAGLTDANQQIKLALRTPAPLQFLYIQKISAYGVAEVLKVPVSEKMTADFGVTRSGARLAATGPDCSTGVNRPLANFNGSVDVNPGDVVALSGTFNGSINMNGGTVRICGKATITGVTMNNPGSAIYILESADVTASNFNMNNAATTLYNYSSKLEFPNGVSFGGSVENNGTMTVKGDLNINNNSSNALTNNGTLTVSGNLNNNRSLTNNKTIVVSGHYQANGGSMNVNTCSLFANQLTINSNLHNRSYVKVTTTTTVNGGTFLRQYDGALLSTHDLMENGTISGEGAAKSTVKVAGNTTINGGAVISGNINLCDLNGVETNNASIAPTFLSCSNYIATSACNPEGFGQAPVADRDKDGVPDSLDDFPDDAKRAFRTFYPSASGTSTYAFEDMWPLQGDYDFNDLVVNFRVTRVLNADNKVVDLKQNLTISAIGASFDNGFGFQLDGVSSADVASVTGSVLTKGMVTLNANKTEAGQSKAVIIAYDSPESLIKRAQGSMFNTVKATPVAAPGELELLVTFATPQDPAKLTQDRLNPFLFVNSNRKKEVHLPNYLPTALADATLFGTGADATKPSENRYYKTAQNFPWALEIPNQFRYPVETVAINKAFNKFNTWVASKGAQNQDWFEDKAGYINPDKVFK, from the coding sequence ATGAATTCTTTTCTGCGTAACCTATTGGTAACGGGGCTGGTTACCACCATGTTTGGCTGTGCCGATACGACCATTGAGCCGACAGAGAGTGCTTCTGCGGAACTGCCTGCCACCGACTTTTCATTCAATTACCAGTCGACACGGGACATCGAACTGAGCGTGAAAGTGAGCAATGCCGGTGCGCCGGGTGAGCGTTTTCGCATCAACGTCTACAACGATGTCCCGTCGCCAGCCAGCCTCATGACGGCCGGTCTGACCGACGCTAACCAGCAGATAAAGCTCGCTCTGCGGACTCCGGCGCCACTCCAGTTTTTGTACATTCAAAAGATCAGCGCCTACGGCGTCGCCGAAGTTCTGAAGGTGCCGGTATCGGAAAAAATGACGGCTGACTTCGGCGTGACCCGTTCGGGAGCCCGGCTGGCAGCGACCGGTCCGGACTGCTCCACGGGCGTCAACCGGCCTCTTGCCAACTTCAACGGCTCGGTCGATGTCAACCCCGGGGACGTGGTCGCCCTGTCGGGAACGTTCAACGGCAGCATCAACATGAACGGCGGTACGGTCCGTATCTGCGGCAAGGCAACCATCACGGGCGTGACGATGAACAACCCCGGTTCGGCCATTTACATTCTCGAAAGCGCGGACGTAACGGCTTCCAACTTTAACATGAACAACGCCGCCACGACGCTGTATAACTATTCGTCAAAGCTGGAGTTCCCCAACGGCGTTTCGTTCGGCGGTTCGGTGGAAAACAACGGCACGATGACCGTCAAGGGCGATCTGAACATCAACAACAACAGTTCCAACGCCCTGACCAACAACGGCACCCTCACCGTCAGCGGCAACCTGAACAATAACCGCAGCCTGACCAACAACAAAACGATCGTCGTTTCAGGCCATTATCAGGCCAACGGCGGCTCGATGAACGTCAACACCTGCAGCCTTTTCGCCAACCAGCTGACCATCAACAGCAACCTGCACAACCGCTCATACGTGAAAGTGACGACCACGACCACGGTCAACGGCGGAACCTTCCTGCGGCAGTACGACGGGGCGCTGCTGAGCACGCACGATTTGATGGAAAATGGTACCATCTCCGGCGAAGGCGCGGCCAAATCGACGGTGAAAGTAGCGGGCAACACGACCATCAACGGCGGGGCGGTGATTTCCGGTAACATCAACCTCTGCGACCTGAACGGCGTGGAAACCAACAACGCCTCGATTGCGCCGACTTTCCTGAGTTGCAGCAACTACATCGCGACCTCGGCCTGCAACCCCGAAGGCTTCGGGCAGGCACCGGTAGCCGACCGCGATAAGGACGGCGTACCCGATTCGCTGGACGATTTCCCGGACGATGCCAAACGGGCTTTCCGGACCTTCTACCCGTCGGCTTCCGGCACATCGACCTACGCTTTTGAAGACATGTGGCCGCTGCAGGGTGATTACGACTTCAACGACCTGGTCGTCAACTTCCGGGTCACCCGCGTGCTGAACGCCGATAACAAAGTGGTGGACCTCAAACAAAACCTGACCATCAGCGCCATCGGGGCGTCGTTCGACAACGGCTTCGGCTTCCAGCTCGACGGCGTCAGCAGCGCGGATGTCGCCAGCGTAACGGGTTCGGTGCTGACCAAAGGCATGGTCACGCTGAACGCCAACAAAACGGAGGCCGGGCAGTCCAAAGCGGTGATCATTGCCTACGATTCGCCGGAATCGCTCATCAAACGCGCCCAAGGCTCCATGTTCAACACGGTGAAGGCGACGCCCGTGGCCGCTCCGGGCGAACTGGAACTGCTCGTGACGTTCGCGACGCCGCAGGACCCGGCCAAGCTTACGCAGGACAGGCTCAACCCGTTCCTGTTCGTCAACAGCAACCGGAAGAAGGAAGTCCACCTGCCGAATTACCTGCCGACGGCCCTGGCCGACGCGACGCTCTTCGGCACCGGCGCTGACGCCACGAAACCCTCAGAAAATCGCTACTACAAAACGGCCCAGAACTTCCCGTGGGCACTGGAGATTCCGAACCAGTTCCGCTATCCGGTTGAGACCGTTGCCATCAACAAAGCGTTCAATAAATTCAATACCTGGGTGG